From one Streptomyces sp. NBC_01478 genomic stretch:
- a CDS encoding helix-turn-helix domain-containing protein — translation MLEQPAFGRRLKELRVERSLSQAALAGKEISTGYLSRLESGARQPTERVVNHLVRILGVERSAFDTPPSGGSLAQALSLATSAEGDQGSENLIAVLAQVREESPFLRWQALWHISRYWQRRGERAEEQACLEDMVRVADELSLPELQCRARFQLARSLRSTGEVSRALDLALNAYQLAKDAALDLPDTGGALLTLVSVEAEAGRLPDARAHVDELVDLVAGRSDTLAAEALWSAATVRFRQGDHEGARICLERAMKELDSSVDLTLWTRLRLAAASLYLQSTPPQTERGRECLQEAASALTLIGTPVLDQELLTLQTQLAFHEGRYADARRLYDELNRDELRLTYRDQVRLHILDSRLMILEGREQEGIRLLKDLGEQAQQQSNIDLAAEIWRILAECLEDVGRRRTAAEGA, via the coding sequence ATGCTTGAACAGCCAGCTTTCGGACGACGCCTCAAGGAACTGCGCGTCGAGCGCAGTCTTTCGCAGGCCGCACTGGCCGGCAAAGAGATCTCCACCGGTTACCTGTCACGCCTCGAGTCGGGCGCGAGGCAACCCACCGAGCGCGTGGTCAACCACCTCGTCCGGATCCTCGGAGTCGAGCGGTCGGCCTTTGACACACCGCCCAGCGGTGGCTCCCTGGCCCAGGCGCTCTCCCTTGCCACCTCCGCAGAGGGCGACCAGGGCAGCGAGAACCTCATCGCCGTCCTCGCCCAGGTGCGGGAGGAGAGCCCGTTCCTGCGCTGGCAGGCCCTGTGGCACATCTCCCGGTACTGGCAGCGGCGCGGCGAACGGGCCGAGGAACAGGCGTGCCTGGAGGACATGGTCCGGGTGGCCGACGAACTCTCGCTGCCCGAACTCCAGTGCAGGGCCCGCTTCCAGCTCGCCCGTTCGCTGCGGTCGACGGGTGAGGTGTCGCGGGCGCTCGACCTCGCGCTCAACGCCTACCAACTGGCCAAGGACGCCGCGCTCGACCTGCCCGACACCGGCGGCGCGCTGCTCACGCTCGTCTCCGTGGAGGCCGAGGCGGGGCGGCTGCCCGATGCCCGGGCGCACGTCGACGAACTGGTCGACCTGGTGGCGGGACGGTCCGACACCCTGGCCGCCGAGGCACTGTGGTCGGCCGCCACCGTGCGGTTCCGGCAGGGCGACCACGAGGGCGCCCGCATCTGCCTGGAGCGGGCCATGAAGGAGCTGGACAGCAGCGTCGACCTGACGCTGTGGACGCGGCTGAGGCTGGCCGCCGCGTCCCTGTACCTGCAGAGCACCCCGCCGCAGACCGAGCGCGGCCGGGAGTGTCTCCAGGAGGCGGCCAGCGCCCTCACGCTCATCGGCACCCCGGTGCTCGACCAGGAACTGCTCACCCTCCAGACCCAGCTCGCCTTCCACGAGGGCCGCTACGCGGACGCACGGCGGCTGTACGACGAGCTGAACCGCGACGAGCTGCGGCTGACCTACCGGGACCAGGTGCGGCTGCACATCCTCGACAGCCGGCTGATGATCCTGGAGGGCCGCGAGCAGGAGGGCATCCGCCTCCTGAAGGACCTCGGCGAGCAGGCCCAGCAGCAGTCCAACATCGACCTGGCCGCCGAGATCTGGCGGATCCTCGCCGAATGCCTGGAGGACGTGGGCCGGCGCAGGACGGCGGCGGAAGGGGCGTAG
- a CDS encoding ATP-grasp domain-containing protein: MTPAGPSLLLVGGANPLPSSVDIVTLAIEEARARGIRVHLTQTRSALARTAGVGALADAVFAHDPDDPELCEPWLAERRAEGVRYDLVLGLRDSVQEAVARSGAYLGVPGNPPEAVRLTRNKDACRAALAAAGFRQPAVRLCTSALEAAAFLRRSRGPWVVKPRDGMASIGVRKVLGPDDLPAALAGLPDPDLFLVEEFVEGPEYSVEGVILSTGPKVLAVTEKEVLPPPHFVEIGHVLPAPLPQDTRAEIDRQVTAALTALGLRFGVFHAELWLTGAGVVLGEIHARPGGDWLHRLLTHAIPGLELFGLLYDDALGRRGPRPPATTATRGAAVRFLVAPPGRLTAVDGWDELLAHPSVLHAELTVAPGDVISPVRQSGDRAGYVVVGAPTPEAARETAARLADSVRFRTAPAEQTGALPADTGRALAGR; the protein is encoded by the coding sequence GTGACCCCCGCCGGCCCGTCGTTGCTGCTGGTCGGCGGGGCGAACCCGCTGCCCTCCAGCGTCGACATCGTGACGCTCGCGATCGAGGAGGCGCGGGCGCGGGGCATCCGCGTCCATCTGACCCAGACGCGGTCGGCGCTCGCGCGCACGGCCGGGGTCGGCGCGCTGGCCGACGCGGTCTTCGCGCACGACCCGGACGACCCGGAGCTGTGCGAGCCCTGGCTGGCCGAGCGGCGGGCCGAGGGGGTGCGCTACGACCTGGTGCTCGGGCTGCGCGACAGCGTGCAGGAAGCGGTCGCCCGGTCCGGGGCGTATCTGGGGGTGCCGGGCAACCCGCCCGAGGCGGTCCGGCTCACCCGCAACAAGGACGCCTGCCGGGCCGCCCTGGCCGCCGCCGGATTCCGCCAGCCCGCGGTGCGGCTGTGCACCTCGGCCCTGGAAGCGGCGGCGTTCCTGCGGCGGTCCCGGGGACCCTGGGTGGTCAAACCCCGTGACGGCATGGCGAGCATCGGCGTACGCAAGGTGCTGGGCCCGGACGATCTGCCGGCGGCGCTGGCCGGACTCCCGGACCCCGACCTGTTCCTCGTGGAGGAGTTCGTCGAGGGACCCGAGTACAGCGTGGAGGGCGTCATCCTCTCCACCGGGCCGAAGGTCCTCGCGGTGACGGAGAAGGAGGTGCTGCCGCCGCCGCACTTCGTGGAGATCGGCCACGTCCTGCCGGCCCCGCTCCCGCAGGACACCCGAGCGGAGATCGACCGCCAAGTCACGGCCGCCCTCACGGCACTCGGCCTGCGGTTCGGGGTGTTCCACGCCGAACTGTGGCTCACCGGAGCCGGCGTCGTCCTGGGCGAGATCCACGCCCGCCCCGGCGGCGACTGGCTGCACCGACTCCTCACCCATGCCATCCCGGGCCTGGAACTCTTCGGCCTCCTCTACGACGACGCCCTCGGCCGGCGCGGCCCGCGGCCCCCGGCCACCACCGCGACCCGGGGCGCGGCGGTCCGCTTCCTGGTGGCACCGCCCGGCCGGCTGACCGCCGTCGACGGCTGGGACGAACTCCTCGCCCATCCGTCCGTCCTGCACGCCGAGCTGACCGTCGCACCCGGCGACGTGATCTCCCCGGTACGCCAGTCCGGCGACCGCGCGGGCTACGTCGTGGTCGGCGCACCCACACCGGAGGCGGCCCGCGAGACCGCGGCACGACTGGCGGACTCGGTACGGTTCCGGACCGCCCCGGCGGAGCAGACCGGCGCACTGCCGGCCGACACGGGACGGGCCCTGGCCGGCCGCTGA
- a CDS encoding alpha/beta hydrolase — protein MTITPAHPRPDGADAGVGGPPPFDAELAAPLRAVLDDLPMPLTPGLVADRRRRAAAGRMSDADIRRGGRFEIEERTVPGPSGAPGLPLLICRPTAAPGPHPVIYQTHGGGMVAGSHRGTELSGELDRAQELDLAVVCVDYRLAPEHPDPDPVEDCYAGLTWLARNAEDLGLDPDRIVLSGNSAGGALAAGLALLARDRQGPRPLGQLLQFPMLDDRCETFSHTQMEHVGLWDGASNRVGWTALLGERRGTDDVSCYAAPARARDLSGLPPAFIEVGSVEALRDEGVAYADRIWRVGGQAELHVWSGAFHSFDEWVPRAVISRAAHRARVSWLRRVLAGTATPATATATAEGRGTR, from the coding sequence ATGACCATCACGCCCGCACATCCACGCCCCGACGGGGCGGACGCAGGAGTGGGCGGTCCGCCGCCCTTCGACGCCGAGCTGGCGGCACCCCTGCGGGCCGTCCTCGACGACCTGCCGATGCCGCTGACCCCCGGACTCGTCGCCGACCGGCGGCGCAGGGCGGCGGCCGGCCGCATGTCCGACGCCGACATCCGGCGCGGCGGCCGGTTCGAGATCGAGGAGCGTACGGTCCCCGGGCCGTCCGGCGCCCCCGGCCTGCCCCTGCTCATCTGCCGTCCGACGGCCGCGCCGGGGCCGCACCCGGTGATCTACCAGACCCACGGCGGCGGCATGGTCGCCGGCAGCCACCGCGGCACGGAACTCTCCGGTGAGCTGGACCGGGCCCAGGAGCTGGACCTGGCCGTGGTCTGCGTCGACTACCGGCTCGCCCCGGAACACCCCGACCCCGATCCGGTGGAGGACTGCTACGCCGGACTCACCTGGCTCGCCCGCAACGCCGAGGACCTCGGGCTGGACCCGGACCGGATCGTCCTCAGCGGCAACAGCGCCGGCGGCGCGCTCGCGGCGGGCCTCGCGCTGCTCGCCCGGGACCGTCAAGGGCCCAGGCCGCTGGGGCAGTTGCTCCAGTTCCCGATGCTGGACGACCGGTGCGAGACGTTCTCGCACACGCAGATGGAACACGTCGGGCTCTGGGACGGCGCGTCCAACCGGGTGGGCTGGACGGCGCTGCTCGGCGAGCGGCGCGGCACCGACGACGTCTCGTGCTACGCGGCTCCGGCGCGGGCCCGTGACCTGTCGGGGCTGCCGCCGGCGTTCATCGAAGTCGGCTCGGTGGAGGCGCTGCGGGACGAGGGCGTCGCCTACGCCGACCGCATCTGGCGGGTGGGCGGACAGGCCGAACTGCACGTCTGGTCCGGCGCCTTCCACAGCTTCGACGAGTGGGTCCCCAGGGCCGTGATCTCCCGCGCGGCCCACCGCGCCCGGGTCTCCTGGCTGCGCCGCGTCCTGGCCGGGACCGCGACACCGGCGACGGCGACGGCGACGGCCGAGGGAAGGGGCACCCGGTGA
- a CDS encoding RidA family protein yields MITGRTALTHISRPPGVHPSDGYTHVVTGPGRVAAVAGQMPFDEKGDLVGEGDPAAQTRQIFANMRGCLAAAGLTFDDVLKLTYYVTDIAHVPAVLAARDEFIDTARPPASTVVQVVALYRPDLLLEVDALALTGADTAD; encoded by the coding sequence ATGATCACCGGGCGCACCGCCCTCACCCACATCTCCCGCCCGCCGGGCGTCCACCCGAGCGACGGCTACACCCATGTGGTGACGGGGCCGGGCCGCGTCGCCGCCGTGGCCGGTCAGATGCCGTTCGACGAGAAGGGCGACCTGGTCGGCGAGGGCGACCCGGCCGCGCAGACCCGGCAGATCTTCGCGAACATGCGCGGCTGCCTGGCCGCCGCCGGACTCACCTTCGACGACGTCCTCAAGCTCACCTACTACGTGACGGACATCGCGCACGTACCGGCCGTCCTCGCCGCGCGCGACGAGTTCATCGACACCGCGCGGCCACCGGCGAGCACCGTGGTCCAGGTGGTGGCGCTCTACCGCCCCGACCTGCTGCTGGAGGTCGACGCCCTGGCGCTGACCGGCGCGGACACGGCCGACTGA
- a CDS encoding cytochrome P450, protein MTATVVSPEHLLSPEHLLTRIADPDLHAGGDPHALWRWMREFSPVHRHEAGELPAFWSLTTYEDIRDVYRDPAGFSSARGVLLRPARLGDDPGGGLTLALSDPPRHKELRSLMADWFSTRAVRGLEDSIRTAARTAVARAVEEGVCDFVHVAGRFSHSVICGIIGIPERDHEDVYRWCEEAFAAHTSLAAHPQLMEYFMELLYDRMAEPADDLVSALVNGTVHGELLSEHEVLLNCENLIGATENGRLALIGGMLAFLRHPGQWHRLRQDRALLPGAVEEIVRWTSSATHSMRTATRPRVIRGERVEAGDRVVLWLPSANRDEAVFEDPYRFDIARRPNRHIALASGEHFCIGSTLARAEMRALFAELLDATDLIEQAGPHTLVRSNAVNGPASLPVRLTSHQPVTRRS, encoded by the coding sequence ATGACGGCAACCGTCGTATCGCCCGAACACCTCCTCTCGCCCGAACACCTCCTCACCCGCATCGCCGACCCCGATCTGCACGCCGGCGGCGACCCGCACGCGCTGTGGCGCTGGATGCGCGAGTTCTCCCCCGTGCACCGGCACGAGGCCGGCGAACTGCCCGCCTTCTGGTCGCTCACCACCTACGAGGACATCCGGGACGTCTACCGCGACCCGGCCGGCTTCAGCTCGGCGCGCGGGGTGCTGCTGCGCCCGGCCCGACTGGGCGACGACCCCGGCGGCGGGCTGACCCTCGCCCTGTCCGACCCGCCGCGCCACAAGGAACTGCGGTCCCTGATGGCGGACTGGTTCAGCACCCGTGCCGTACGCGGCCTGGAGGACTCCATCCGGACGGCGGCCCGAACGGCCGTCGCCCGCGCCGTCGAGGAGGGCGTCTGCGACTTCGTGCACGTCGCCGGACGGTTCTCGCACTCCGTCATCTGCGGGATCATCGGCATCCCCGAGCGCGACCACGAGGACGTCTACCGGTGGTGCGAGGAGGCGTTCGCCGCCCACACCTCGCTGGCCGCGCACCCGCAGCTCATGGAGTACTTCATGGAGCTGCTCTACGACCGCATGGCCGAACCCGCCGACGACCTGGTCAGCGCCCTGGTCAACGGGACCGTCCACGGCGAGCTGCTGAGCGAGCACGAGGTACTGCTCAACTGCGAGAACCTCATCGGCGCCACCGAGAACGGCCGGCTCGCCCTGATCGGCGGCATGCTCGCCTTCCTCCGGCACCCCGGCCAGTGGCACCGGCTGCGGCAGGACCGGGCGCTGCTGCCGGGCGCGGTGGAGGAGATCGTGCGCTGGACCTCCAGCGCGACCCACAGCATGCGGACCGCCACCCGGCCCCGCGTCATCCGGGGCGAGCGCGTCGAGGCCGGTGACCGGGTCGTGCTGTGGCTGCCCTCGGCCAACCGGGACGAGGCCGTCTTCGAGGACCCGTACCGCTTCGACATCGCGCGCCGGCCCAACCGGCACATCGCGCTGGCCTCCGGCGAGCACTTCTGCATCGGCAGCACGCTGGCCCGCGCCGAGATGCGGGCCCTGTTCGCGGAACTCCTCGACGCGACGGACCTGATCGAACAGGCCGGTCCGCACACCCTCGTGCGGTCGAACGCGGTCAACGGGCCCGCGTCCCTGCCCGTGCGCCTGACCTCCCACCAGCCCGTGACACGAAGGAGCTGA
- a CDS encoding amino acid adenylation domain-containing protein — MQPNAAWSAGPPCAAPDEGLHETFARRARARPDAVALLDGERAVTYGELDRTADAWAARLAAAGAGPGDLVPVLLPRGTRLVVALLAVLKTGAGYALLDPAWPERRLSDIHAQLDPPLVVAEHGTELPPGARLSPVWAPPEDAVRAAVPPDFRPARVQGSAPACVFFTSGTTGRPKGAVTPHRATARLFPPDGFASFTAGTVMPLAAAVSWDAFSLELWSVLLNGGTSLIVEEPYLSPTALRSGVLRHGTDTVWLTSSLFNMVVDEDPDAFQGLRQVLVGGERLSVPHVRRFLRRHPGIALTNGYGPVESTVFTTTHRVTDADCDRPGGIPLGRPVPGTRVYVVEPDGTRRCAVGETGELCVAGDGLALGYLGDPALTERKFTRIPLGEDEGEGEGVRVYRTGDLVAWDQDGLLHFRGRADGQVKIRGHRVEPAEVERQVAEVLPDVRSCRVLARPDASGTGLELIAFCVPHRPDDPLPDALATLHTALVPYQRPALLVVVDGFPTTDRGKLDERALLALTPEPPRPPSPPGPDRTGPGTDPVARAVAETFAAVLGRDSVPPDVPFLELGGTSLGAGRVCARLAARFGRPVPVARFYGRTTVTALAQWLRDTAGPPAPPEPPAPEGTTALTPLQIVCLTRALVDPTDLTSHCLLTWTVEGELDRAALRAAVDAVHARHEALRSAYLADPAPAAVLVDIPPPDLESLDEEPSVEAAVAALRTELTDELDLAGGEVWRTALVPVAGSDTTVFGCVVHHIAFDGWSESVLARDLGTAYATARAGAGPRPALPAPVRPPAARVPHADLDAERAYLVDELTAVPELCRPSGEAGDAADAAALAGGAPRSALPAPVRPPAARVPQADVEVERAYLAGELTGVPELCRPSGEAGDAVDAAALAGGAPRSALPSLVRPPAARVPHADVDAERAYLAGELTGVPELCRPSGEAGGTADAAARAGGAPRPVLPAPVRPPAARVPHADLDAERAYLVDELTAVPELRWPPGRAGDAAGGGPRRVTVRVPTSDLGAVDALAAACGVSRFVALLALWAGSVAEVTGQRDFAVGVPCAQRDAAGLEDVVGCHITMLCLRLRGTALDGRATALRETGGIVARAFAAQDVPLGDVLTLVDPPRTGRPPLYQVLFALQDNPAPDLHLPGLRSTFLRQPYPDLPLELHTECWPDGAGGLSVETTFHPRAVPPAAARAITDHFSDRVARLDRQARQDRLTSGRAPS, encoded by the coding sequence TTGCAACCGAACGCCGCCTGGAGCGCGGGGCCCCCATGCGCCGCGCCCGACGAGGGCCTGCACGAGACGTTCGCCCGCCGGGCCCGCGCCCGGCCGGACGCGGTGGCCCTCCTCGACGGTGAACGCGCCGTCACCTACGGGGAGTTGGACCGCACCGCCGACGCCTGGGCCGCCCGGCTCGCCGCCGCGGGGGCGGGGCCAGGCGACCTGGTCCCGGTTCTGCTGCCGCGCGGTACGCGGCTGGTCGTCGCCCTGCTCGCGGTCCTCAAGACCGGTGCCGGGTACGCCCTGCTGGATCCGGCCTGGCCCGAGCGGCGGCTGAGCGACATCCACGCGCAACTCGACCCGCCCCTCGTGGTGGCCGAGCACGGCACCGAACTCCCGCCGGGCGCACGGCTGTCACCGGTCTGGGCACCGCCCGAGGACGCCGTCCGCGCAGCGGTGCCACCGGACTTCCGGCCCGCCCGCGTCCAGGGCTCCGCCCCGGCCTGCGTGTTCTTCACCTCGGGCACGACCGGCCGCCCCAAGGGGGCCGTGACCCCGCACCGGGCGACGGCCCGGCTCTTCCCCCCGGACGGCTTCGCGTCGTTCACCGCCGGCACCGTGATGCCGCTGGCGGCGGCCGTGTCCTGGGACGCGTTCTCCCTGGAGCTGTGGTCGGTGCTCCTCAACGGCGGCACCTCGCTGATCGTCGAGGAGCCCTACCTCTCGCCCACCGCGCTGCGGTCCGGCGTGCTGCGGCACGGCACGGACACCGTGTGGCTCACCAGCAGCCTGTTCAACATGGTCGTGGACGAGGACCCGGACGCGTTCCAGGGCCTGCGCCAGGTGCTCGTCGGCGGCGAGCGGCTCTCCGTCCCCCATGTGCGCCGCTTTCTGCGCCGCCATCCCGGCATCGCCCTGACCAACGGATACGGCCCGGTCGAGTCCACCGTGTTCACCACCACCCACCGCGTCACCGACGCCGACTGCGACCGCCCCGGCGGCATCCCCCTCGGCCGCCCCGTCCCCGGCACCCGGGTGTACGTCGTGGAGCCGGACGGCACCCGCCGCTGCGCGGTGGGCGAGACGGGCGAACTGTGCGTCGCCGGGGACGGGCTGGCGCTCGGCTACCTCGGCGATCCCGCCCTGACCGAGCGCAAGTTCACCCGCATCCCGCTCGGCGAGGACGAGGGCGAGGGCGAGGGCGTGCGCGTCTACCGCACGGGCGACCTGGTCGCCTGGGACCAGGACGGCCTGCTGCACTTCCGGGGCCGGGCCGACGGGCAGGTGAAGATCCGCGGCCATCGCGTGGAGCCCGCCGAGGTCGAGCGCCAGGTGGCGGAGGTGCTCCCGGACGTACGGTCCTGCCGGGTGCTGGCCCGCCCGGACGCCTCCGGCACCGGCCTGGAGCTGATCGCGTTCTGCGTGCCGCACCGGCCGGACGACCCGCTGCCGGACGCCCTCGCCACCCTCCACACGGCGCTCGTCCCCTACCAGCGGCCCGCGCTGCTGGTCGTCGTCGACGGCTTCCCGACCACCGACCGGGGAAAACTCGACGAACGCGCCCTGCTCGCCCTGACACCGGAGCCGCCCCGCCCGCCGTCCCCGCCCGGCCCGGACCGCACCGGGCCCGGAACCGACCCCGTCGCCCGGGCCGTCGCGGAGACCTTCGCGGCCGTGCTCGGCCGGGACTCCGTACCGCCGGACGTGCCGTTCCTCGAACTCGGCGGCACCTCGCTCGGCGCGGGGCGGGTCTGCGCCCGGCTCGCGGCCCGGTTCGGCCGCCCGGTCCCGGTCGCGCGGTTCTACGGCAGGACGACCGTCACGGCGCTCGCCCAGTGGCTGCGGGACACGGCCGGCCCGCCGGCGCCGCCCGAGCCGCCCGCCCCGGAGGGCACCACCGCGCTCACCCCCCTGCAGATCGTCTGCCTCACCCGCGCGCTCGTCGACCCCACCGACCTGACCTCGCACTGTCTGCTCACCTGGACCGTCGAGGGCGAGCTGGACCGGGCGGCCCTGCGCGCCGCCGTCGACGCGGTGCACGCACGGCACGAGGCGCTGCGCTCCGCCTATCTCGCGGATCCGGCCCCGGCGGCCGTGCTCGTGGACATCCCGCCCCCCGACCTGGAGTCGCTGGACGAGGAGCCGTCCGTCGAGGCCGCCGTCGCGGCGCTGCGGACCGAGCTGACCGACGAACTCGACCTGGCCGGGGGAGAGGTGTGGCGCACGGCCCTGGTGCCGGTGGCCGGGTCGGACACGACGGTGTTCGGCTGCGTGGTGCACCACATCGCCTTCGACGGCTGGTCGGAGTCGGTCCTCGCCCGCGACCTGGGCACGGCCTACGCCACCGCGCGGGCCGGCGCCGGCCCGCGCCCCGCTCTCCCGGCACCGGTCCGGCCGCCCGCGGCCCGTGTTCCGCACGCGGACCTCGACGCCGAACGCGCGTACCTGGTGGACGAGTTGACCGCCGTGCCGGAGCTGTGTCGGCCGTCGGGTGAGGCCGGGGACGCGGCCGACGCCGCCGCCCTGGCCGGCGGCGCCCCGCGCTCCGCTCTCCCGGCACCGGTCCGGCCGCCCGCGGCCCGTGTTCCGCAGGCGGATGTCGAGGTCGAACGCGCGTACCTGGCGGGCGAGTTGACCGGCGTGCCGGAGCTGTGTCGGCCGTCGGGTGAGGCCGGGGACGCGGTCGACGCCGCCGCCCTGGCCGGCGGCGCCCCGCGCTCCGCTCTCCCGTCACTGGTCCGGCCGCCCGCGGCCCGTGTTCCGCACGCGGATGTCGACGCCGAACGCGCGTACCTAGCGGGCGAGTTGACCGGCGTGCCGGAGCTGTGTCGGCCGTCGGGTGAGGCCGGGGGCACGGCCGACGCCGCCGCGCGGGCCGGCGGCGCCCCGCGCCCCGTTCTCCCGGCACCGGTCCGGCCGCCCGCGGCCCGTGTTCCGCACGCCGACCTCGACGCCGAACGCGCGTACCTGGTGGACGAGTTGACCGCCGTACCGGAACTGCGCTGGCCGCCGGGTCGGGCCGGGGACGCGGCCGGCGGCGGGCCCCGGCGGGTGACGGTCCGGGTGCCGACGTCCGACCTCGGGGCGGTCGACGCGCTGGCCGCCGCGTGCGGGGTGAGCCGGTTCGTCGCGCTGCTGGCCCTGTGGGCGGGGAGCGTCGCGGAGGTCACCGGGCAGCGGGACTTCGCGGTCGGCGTCCCGTGCGCGCAGCGCGATGCGGCGGGCCTGGAGGACGTCGTCGGATGCCACATCACCATGCTGTGCCTGCGCCTGCGCGGCACCGCCCTGGACGGCCGCGCGACCGCCCTGCGCGAGACCGGGGGGATCGTCGCCCGCGCCTTCGCCGCGCAGGACGTGCCCCTCGGGGACGTCCTCACCCTCGTCGACCCGCCCCGCACCGGTCGGCCCCCGCTCTACCAGGTCCTCTTCGCGCTCCAGGACAACCCTGCCCCGGACCTCCATCTCCCCGGCCTGCGCAGCACGTTCCTGCGCCAGCCCTACCCGGACCTGCCGCTCGAACTGCACACCGAGTGCTGGCCGGACGGCGCGGGCGGACTGTCCGTGGAGACGACGTTCCACCCGCGGGCCGTACCGCCCGCCGCGGCCCGCGCGATCACCGACCACTTCTCGGACCGGGTGGCCCGACTCGACCGACAGGCCCGACAGGACCGGCTCACCTCTGGAAGGGCACCGTCATGA